One genomic region from Desulfuromonas sp. TF encodes:
- a CDS encoding bifunctional sulfate adenylyltransferase/adenylylsulfate kinase — MKDDLLNKDEFWDGDSVNDLLVGPEQSVRLKREAVTLPSWDLTPRQIWDIELLLNGAFSPLEGFLNENEYTSVCRDMRLANGKLWPIPITLDVTEAFAELLSRGDRVALRHPEGMVVAILTVESMWRPDFAEEAALVFRTTSDQHPAVFQLFHETSPVYLGGRLEGLEIPPHHTFQTLRYSPLELRHEFKKRGWKKVVAFQTRNPMHQAHVELTKLAASQVEANLLLHPVVGQTKPGDVDYYARVRCYREVLKHYPEQTTMLSLLPLAMRMAGPREALWHGLIRKNYGCTHFIVGRNHADPGNVNNGEPVYDPYEAQELFRKHEEEMGITLVPFSEMVYVEELAQYLERSSVPESVRILSLSGTEFRRRLREGLEMPAWYSYPEVVRELRHTFPPRTEQGFTIFFTGLSGSGKSTIANILLAKLMEINHRPVTLLDGDIVRKNLSSELGFSKEHRNLNVERIGFVASEITKNRGIAICAPIAPYAALRRKVRETITLHGGFIEVFVSTPIEICEMRDRKGLYAKARAGLVKGFTGIDDPYEVPENPDVALDTSTMSADEAAQSILLYLEKEGYVEKP, encoded by the coding sequence ATGAAAGACGATTTACTGAATAAGGATGAATTCTGGGATGGGGATTCCGTTAACGATCTGCTTGTAGGGCCGGAGCAATCCGTGCGCCTGAAACGAGAAGCCGTCACACTCCCCTCATGGGACCTGACCCCACGCCAGATCTGGGACATTGAGCTTCTGCTCAATGGCGCCTTCTCTCCTCTCGAAGGATTTCTGAACGAGAATGAATACACATCCGTCTGCCGGGATATGCGCCTTGCCAACGGGAAGCTCTGGCCCATCCCGATCACTCTCGATGTGACTGAAGCATTCGCCGAACTGCTTTCGAGGGGCGACCGGGTGGCTCTTCGCCACCCCGAGGGGATGGTCGTGGCCATCCTGACCGTGGAATCGATGTGGCGCCCCGACTTCGCCGAAGAGGCCGCACTGGTCTTCCGCACGACAAGCGATCAGCATCCGGCTGTCTTTCAGCTTTTCCACGAGACCAGCCCCGTCTATCTCGGAGGCCGACTGGAGGGGCTGGAGATTCCTCCCCATCACACGTTTCAGACCCTGCGCTACTCCCCGCTGGAGCTGCGCCACGAGTTCAAGAAACGGGGATGGAAGAAAGTCGTCGCGTTCCAGACGCGCAACCCCATGCATCAGGCTCACGTCGAGCTCACCAAGCTGGCGGCCTCCCAGGTGGAAGCGAACCTGCTGCTTCACCCGGTCGTCGGCCAGACCAAGCCGGGCGACGTCGACTATTACGCCCGGGTGCGGTGCTACCGTGAAGTTCTCAAGCATTACCCGGAGCAGACCACGATGCTGAGTCTTCTGCCGCTGGCCATGCGCATGGCGGGTCCGCGCGAGGCGCTGTGGCACGGCCTCATCCGCAAAAATTACGGCTGCACCCATTTCATCGTGGGGCGCAACCACGCCGACCCGGGAAACGTGAACAACGGGGAACCCGTTTACGATCCGTACGAGGCCCAGGAGCTGTTCCGCAAGCACGAGGAGGAGATGGGGATCACCCTGGTCCCCTTTTCCGAGATGGTCTACGTGGAGGAGCTTGCTCAGTACCTGGAGCGGTCCAGCGTCCCCGAATCGGTCCGGATTCTATCTCTTTCCGGGACGGAATTCCGCCGCAGGCTGCGCGAAGGACTGGAGATGCCGGCCTGGTATTCCTATCCGGAGGTTGTCCGTGAGTTGCGGCACACTTTTCCTCCCCGCACCGAGCAGGGATTCACGATTTTCTTCACCGGCCTCTCCGGCTCGGGAAAATCGACCATCGCCAACATCCTTCTGGCCAAGCTCATGGAAATCAATCACCGGCCGGTAACCCTGCTGGACGGCGACATCGTACGAAAGAATCTCTCCAGCGAGCTGGGCTTTTCCAAGGAACACCGCAACCTGAACGTGGAGAGAATCGGCTTCGTGGCCAGCGAGATCACCAAGAACCGCGGCATCGCCATCTGCGCGCCGATCGCTCCCTATGCCGCCTTGCGGCGCAAGGTCCGCGAAACCATTACTCTGCATGGCGGCTTCATCGAAGTCTTCGTCTCCACGCCGATCGAGATTTGTGAAATGCGGGATCGCAAGGGGCTCTACGCCAAGGCGAGGGCTGGTCTGGTGAAGGGTTTTACGGGCATCGACGATCCCTATGAAGTCCCGGAGAATCCGGACGTTGCCTTGGACACCTCCACCATGTCGGCGGACGAGGCCGCCCAGTCCATCCTTCTGTATCTGGAAAAGGAAGGGTACGTGGAGAAGCCCTGA
- the pstA gene encoding phosphate ABC transporter permease PstA — protein MRKYLREGEPFVWLTGAALTLTLLIAATLMVVVMVNGLGVFWPSRVAEATLEDDTRIMGEVVQREPRPSGEGERLQFKTGNRDLYGLDFRWVNGSAIAALEYPPTAIALERMEYGNFYGYLKEVTAPGLVEGSRPWQMLETAHAAMEKVLAEVKVLDLRLADVSNRMESLRLQALKVSYRSDGQDTPELRELVRKSALLQEDFGQLIDEHTARSVDLQGYAATFADADGREKVIPLAQIVRFYQPNTMSTGEKVLFYLTNLKELVLGQPRESNTEGGLFPAIFGTVMLIFLMSLVTFPLGVVAAIYLREYAKEGVLVRLVRIAVNNLAGIPSIVYGIFGLGFFVYGIGASIDQLFFPERLPTPTFGTGGILWASLTLALLTVPVVIVATEEALGAIPAGIREGSLSLGATKFQTLMRNLLPMASPGIMTGLILAMARAAGEVAPLMITGVVKLAPALPLDGNFPYLHLDRKFMHLGFHIYDIGFQSPNVEAAKPMVFVTTLLLVLIVVLMSSVAIVLRNRMKKRYTYGSF, from the coding sequence CTGCGGAAATATCTGCGGGAGGGGGAGCCGTTCGTCTGGCTTACCGGGGCGGCGCTTACGCTGACCCTTCTGATCGCCGCCACACTTATGGTGGTGGTGATGGTGAACGGCCTGGGGGTCTTCTGGCCGTCCCGGGTGGCCGAGGCCACCCTCGAGGACGACACCCGCATCATGGGTGAAGTGGTCCAGCGCGAGCCACGCCCGTCCGGGGAAGGGGAGCGGCTGCAATTCAAGACCGGGAATCGCGACTTGTACGGCCTGGATTTCCGCTGGGTAAACGGGTCTGCCATCGCCGCCCTGGAATACCCGCCGACGGCCATTGCGCTGGAAAGGATGGAGTACGGGAATTTCTACGGTTACCTCAAAGAGGTGACTGCGCCCGGCCTGGTGGAGGGGAGCAGACCCTGGCAGATGTTGGAGACGGCCCATGCGGCCATGGAGAAGGTTCTCGCCGAAGTGAAGGTGCTCGATCTTCGTTTGGCCGACGTCAGCAATCGGATGGAGAGTCTGCGCCTGCAGGCGCTCAAGGTCTCCTATCGCTCCGACGGCCAGGATACTCCGGAGCTGCGGGAACTGGTGCGGAAATCCGCCCTGCTTCAGGAAGACTTCGGTCAGCTCATTGACGAGCACACGGCCCGCAGCGTCGATCTCCAGGGCTATGCCGCTACCTTCGCGGACGCAGACGGGCGCGAAAAGGTCATTCCCCTGGCGCAGATCGTCCGCTTTTATCAGCCCAATACCATGTCCACAGGGGAGAAGGTCCTTTTCTACCTGACCAATTTGAAAGAACTGGTATTGGGTCAACCGCGTGAATCCAATACGGAGGGGGGACTCTTTCCGGCGATTTTCGGCACGGTGATGCTGATCTTCCTGATGAGTCTGGTCACCTTCCCCCTGGGGGTGGTCGCCGCCATCTATCTGCGCGAATATGCGAAGGAGGGCGTTCTGGTGCGACTGGTGCGCATCGCCGTCAACAATCTTGCCGGCATCCCTTCCATCGTCTACGGCATCTTCGGCCTCGGATTTTTCGTTTACGGCATCGGCGCTTCGATCGATCAGCTCTTCTTCCCCGAGCGTCTGCCCACCCCGACCTTCGGCACCGGCGGCATTCTCTGGGCGAGTCTGACTCTCGCCCTGCTGACCGTGCCGGTCGTCATCGTCGCCACCGAGGAGGCCCTCGGCGCCATTCCCGCCGGCATCCGCGAGGGGTCGCTGTCGCTCGGCGCAACCAAGTTCCAGACCTTGATGCGCAACCTGCTGCCGATGGCCTCTCCAGGCATCATGACCGGCCTCATCCTGGCCATGGCCCGCGCCGCCGGGGAGGTCGCGCCGCTGATGATCACCGGGGTGGTAAAGCTGGCGCCGGCGCTGCCGCTCGACGGCAACTTCCCCTATCTTCATCTCGACCGCAAGTTCATGCACCTCGGTTTTCACATCTACGACATCGGCTTTCAGTCCCCCAACGTCGAGGCTGCCAAGCCGATGGTCTTCGTGACCACCCTGCTGCTGGTGCTGATCGTGGTGCTCATGAGCAGCGTGGCCATCGTCCTGCGCAACCGCATGAAAAAACGCTATACCTATGGCAGCTTTTAA
- the pstB gene encoding phosphate ABC transporter ATP-binding protein PstB codes for MNKTTNFRFEDPVIEVENLHFYYGSAEALHNLNIAFPSRQVTALIGPSGCGKSTFLRCLNRMNDLVDVARVTGSIRLRGTEINSTAMDVIELRRRVGMVFQKSNPFPKSVYENVIYGLRIAGVKNKAVLDETVERSLREAALWDEIKDRLHDSALGLSGGQQQRLCIARAIAVNPEVILMDEPCSALDPKSTARVEELIGELRKEFTIIIVTHNMQQAARVSDYTAFLYEGLLIEHGLTKKIFMKPKNKQTEDYITGRFG; via the coding sequence ATGAACAAAACCACCAACTTCCGGTTTGAAGATCCCGTCATAGAGGTGGAGAACCTCCACTTCTATTACGGCAGCGCGGAAGCCCTGCATAACCTCAATATCGCCTTTCCGAGCCGGCAGGTCACCGCCCTGATCGGTCCCTCCGGCTGTGGCAAATCGACCTTCCTGCGCTGTCTCAACCGGATGAACGACCTGGTCGACGTCGCCCGGGTGACCGGCAGCATCCGTCTGCGCGGGACCGAGATCAACTCGACGGCGATGGACGTCATCGAGCTGCGGCGCCGGGTGGGGATGGTCTTCCAGAAGTCGAACCCTTTTCCCAAATCGGTCTACGAAAACGTCATCTACGGTCTGCGCATCGCCGGGGTGAAGAACAAGGCGGTGCTCGACGAGACGGTCGAGCGCAGCCTGAGGGAGGCCGCCCTGTGGGACGAGATCAAGGACCGGCTTCACGACAGCGCCCTGGGGCTCTCAGGGGGGCAGCAGCAGCGGCTGTGCATCGCCCGGGCCATCGCCGTCAACCCCGAAGTCATCCTCATGGACGAGCCGTGCAGCGCCCTCGATCCCAAATCGACGGCACGGGTGGAAGAGCTGATCGGAGAGCTGCGCAAAGAGTTCACCATCATCATCGTCACCCACAACATGCAGCAGGCCGCCCGGGTCTCCGATTATACCGCCTTTCTCTACGAGGGATTGCTGATCGAACACGGCCTGACGAAAAAAATATTCATGAAACCGAAAAACAAGCAGACTGAAGACTACATCACCGGACGCTTCGGCTGA
- a CDS encoding ABC transporter permease subunit, translating to MGPSRWQTVWRVILPSASPGIFAGTMIGFGRAIGETMIVLMATGNTAIMDWSIFNGMRPLSANIAVEIPEAPFGGTLYRILFLSAVILFAFTFILNTAAEIVRQRLRKKYGRF from the coding sequence CCATGGGCCCCAGCCGCTGGCAGACGGTGTGGCGGGTGATCCTTCCCTCGGCCAGCCCGGGAATCTTCGCCGGAACCATGATCGGTTTCGGCCGCGCCATCGGCGAGACGATGATCGTGCTCATGGCCACCGGCAACACCGCCATCATGGACTGGAGCATCTTCAACGGCATGCGCCCTCTTTCGGCCAATATCGCCGTAGAAATTCCAGAGGCGCCGTTCGGCGGGACCCTCTACCGGATACTCTTCCTGTCGGCGGTGATCCTTTTCGCGTTCACCTTCATCCTGAACACGGCTGCGGAAATTGTCCGTCAGCGACTGCGGAAAAAATATGGACGATTCTGA
- a CDS encoding glycosyltransferase, with amino-acid sequence MKNELQTYDAEPEFEEVWPALRGHRYAWLDDYLELIGEEAVERIARKVESLSGLELQFINSTKQGGGVAEILRSLVPLMNGIGIRAHWTSIVGPPSFYDVTKSIHNMLQGQDGNLNAEEKTLFEETVAANAPIIDLKSDVVVVHDPQPLPLIRYRHGQRRWIWRCHIDLSLPNTQVRDYLLPMVEGYDATIYTLPEYAMALKSPTHILMPAIDPFTIKNRKQNEQDAWNRLKQYGIPDDRPIVTQISRFDPWKDPRGVIEACNMARREVDFTLVLLGNFASDDPEGMRIYEQLLELRDERTLVLVDGDDQLLVNALQSQSAIVLQKSIREGFGLTVAEAMWKGKPVIAGRAGGIVRQIEDGFNGYLVSSVEETAARIVQILREPALGRRLGRNARRTVQENFLLTRLLEQYLDLLRTT; translated from the coding sequence ATGAAGAACGAACTGCAGACGTACGACGCCGAACCCGAGTTTGAAGAGGTTTGGCCTGCCCTGCGGGGACACCGTTATGCCTGGCTGGACGACTATCTGGAGTTGATCGGTGAAGAGGCCGTAGAGCGCATCGCCCGAAAGGTGGAATCGCTTTCCGGCCTGGAGCTTCAGTTCATCAACTCGACCAAACAGGGGGGAGGGGTGGCCGAAATCCTTCGCTCCCTGGTGCCGTTGATGAACGGCATCGGCATCCGGGCTCATTGGACGAGCATCGTCGGGCCTCCCTCCTTTTATGACGTCACCAAATCTATTCACAACATGCTTCAGGGCCAGGACGGCAACCTGAACGCCGAAGAAAAGACTCTCTTCGAGGAGACGGTCGCCGCAAACGCACCGATCATCGATCTCAAAAGCGATGTCGTGGTGGTTCACGACCCCCAGCCGCTCCCCCTTATCCGCTATCGGCACGGCCAGCGCCGCTGGATCTGGAGGTGCCACATTGATCTCTCCCTGCCGAATACGCAGGTACGGGACTATCTTCTGCCGATGGTGGAAGGCTACGACGCCACGATCTATACCCTCCCCGAGTACGCAATGGCGTTGAAGTCGCCTACCCACATTCTCATGCCGGCGATCGACCCCTTCACCATCAAGAACCGGAAGCAGAACGAGCAGGACGCGTGGAACCGCCTCAAGCAGTACGGCATCCCCGATGATCGCCCGATCGTTACCCAGATATCCCGCTTTGACCCCTGGAAAGACCCGCGCGGCGTCATCGAGGCCTGCAACATGGCCCGGCGTGAGGTCGATTTCACCCTGGTGCTCCTGGGCAATTTTGCAAGCGACGACCCTGAGGGAATGCGAATTTACGAGCAGCTTCTCGAACTCCGGGATGAGCGCACCCTTGTCCTGGTGGACGGGGACGACCAACTGCTGGTCAACGCACTGCAGAGCCAGTCTGCCATCGTGCTCCAGAAATCGATCCGGGAAGGTTTCGGGCTGACGGTGGCCGAGGCCATGTGGAAGGGAAAGCCGGTGATCGCCGGCCGTGCCGGAGGAATCGTCCGGCAGATCGAGGACGGCTTCAACGGCTACCTGGTCTCTTCCGTCGAGGAGACCGCGGCGCGGATTGTTCAGATCCTGCGCGAGCCGGCCCTGGGTCGCCGTCTCGGCCGCAATGCCCGGCGCACGGTTCAGGAGAATTTCCTGTTGACCCGTTTGCTGGAGCAATATCTGGATCTACTGCGCACCACCTAG
- a CDS encoding ABC transporter permease: protein MDRNVLKRVKSRDRVARWIITLGGMAIIASVLLILFLIVEVTLPLFRDARADLYARFTFSPGELQGKIMAAGTDEYLETPMVLDEGGNFVFFDPRSQTILGRLSAEPPDGGDRLVAVESQGEQVYGLMWNDGSLTVEELQFRPVFDAEGRRTISRRLERLAAFPPPDGGRPVRSMARVGEEIRLRIDLREDGQLQVVQEAVTVDFLGNEEKEEHAFALEDAQPERVTALAVDGNGSTLYAGTDQGTLLRWDLADPGSPELLEKTAAFADRRAITALGLVLGDISLAVGDSNGGLSTWFPVAGESGGRRLRKIHTLAGHQAPVEIIQPSERDKSILSLDRNGIMHLDHMTSERHLLTLDDYKALVHFDFSARGNGIVAVNTEGQAIVWTVDNPHPEISMQTLFGKVWYESYDRPTWVWQSSSASDDFEPKLSLTPLIYGTIKGTVYAMLFAIPLALLGAIYTSQFGSPRVRQVIKPMVEIMAAIPSVVIGFLAALWLAPLLEKHISGFFISLAFLPTSLILAILAWQWLRRAEPLKRLERGYEFLAILPVLVLAVAISLILGPFIETVLFDGNFRQWLYEQAGARYDQRNCIVIAFALGFAVIPIIFTIAEDSLS, encoded by the coding sequence ATGGATCGAAACGTTCTCAAGAGAGTCAAATCCCGGGACCGCGTAGCCCGCTGGATCATTACATTGGGGGGGATGGCCATCATCGCCAGCGTCCTGCTCATCCTCTTTCTGATCGTAGAGGTGACTCTGCCTCTCTTCCGGGATGCCCGGGCCGATCTCTACGCCAGGTTCACCTTCTCCCCCGGTGAGCTGCAGGGGAAGATCATGGCCGCCGGGACCGACGAGTATCTCGAGACCCCCATGGTTCTGGACGAGGGGGGAAACTTCGTCTTTTTCGACCCCCGCAGCCAGACCATCCTAGGCCGCCTCTCCGCCGAACCGCCGGACGGAGGGGACCGCCTGGTTGCGGTGGAGTCCCAGGGTGAGCAGGTCTATGGCCTGATGTGGAACGACGGTTCGCTGACCGTGGAGGAACTCCAGTTTCGTCCGGTCTTCGATGCGGAGGGACGGCGGACCATCTCCCGGCGCCTCGAGCGTCTGGCGGCTTTCCCCCCCCCGGATGGCGGGCGGCCGGTGCGATCGATGGCCCGGGTCGGGGAGGAGATTCGGCTGCGGATCGACCTCAGAGAGGACGGACAGCTGCAGGTGGTCCAGGAGGCGGTCACCGTTGATTTTCTCGGCAACGAGGAAAAGGAGGAGCACGCCTTTGCCCTGGAGGATGCGCAGCCGGAGCGGGTGACCGCCCTGGCCGTCGACGGCAACGGAAGCACCCTCTATGCCGGCACCGACCAGGGGACCCTGCTGCGCTGGGACCTGGCCGATCCGGGGAGTCCGGAGCTGCTGGAAAAGACCGCCGCTTTTGCAGACCGGCGGGCGATCACCGCCCTCGGTCTGGTGCTGGGGGACATCTCGCTTGCTGTCGGGGACTCGAACGGGGGGCTCAGTACCTGGTTTCCGGTCGCCGGCGAATCGGGCGGGAGGAGGCTTCGGAAGATCCACACCCTGGCCGGCCATCAGGCTCCGGTGGAAATCATCCAGCCCTCGGAGAGGGATAAATCGATCCTCAGCCTCGACCGCAACGGGATTATGCACCTCGACCACATGACCAGCGAGCGCCATCTGCTGACCCTGGACGACTACAAGGCACTGGTGCATTTCGACTTCTCCGCCCGCGGGAACGGGATCGTTGCCGTGAACACGGAAGGGCAGGCGATCGTATGGACGGTCGACAACCCCCACCCCGAAATCAGCATGCAGACGCTCTTCGGCAAGGTCTGGTACGAAAGCTACGACCGGCCGACATGGGTATGGCAGTCCTCCTCCGCCAGCGATGATTTCGAGCCGAAACTGAGCCTGACCCCACTGATTTACGGCACCATCAAGGGGACCGTCTACGCGATGCTCTTCGCCATCCCCCTGGCCCTGCTTGGAGCCATCTATACCAGCCAGTTCGGCAGCCCGCGGGTTCGCCAGGTTATTAAGCCGATGGTGGAGATCATGGCCGCAATTCCCTCGGTGGTCATAGGCTTCCTGGCCGCCCTGTGGCTGGCGCCGCTGCTGGAAAAACACATCTCCGGCTTTTTCATCAGCCTGGCCTTCCTGCCGACCTCCCTCATCCTGGCGATTCTGGCATGGCAATGGCTGCGCCGCGCCGAGCCGCTCAAGCGCCTGGAGCGGGGATATGAATTTCTGGCCATCCTGCCGGTCCTCGTCCTGGCGGTGGCGATCTCCCTCATCCTTGGCCCCTTCATCGAGACCGTGCTCTTCGACGGGAACTTCCGGCAATGGCTCTATGAACAGGCCGGAGCGCGGTACGACCAGCGCAACTGCATCGTCATCGCCTTTGCCCTGGGATTTGCGGTCATTCCGATCATCTTCACCATCGCCGAGGATTCCCTCTCCAA
- a CDS encoding glycosyltransferase family 4 protein, with the protein MKGSAGRDLKVLIIVENLPVPFDRRVWQEAGALRDAGYKVSVICPTGKGYEKRFEIIDDIHIFRHPLPLEANGALGYLLEYAAALLWEFALSWKVLRRRGFDVIHGCNPPDNIFCIALFFKLFGKKFIFDHHDINPELYEAKFGKRDFFYRVMLAWEHWTFKTADVSIATNESYRRIAIERGGMPPERVFVVRSGPKLERLKIMPPNDALKKGRRYLVGYVGVMGKQEGIDYLLRSARYLVRTLGRTDIHFGLIGGGTELEAMRHYAHELGIAEHVTFTGRVPDEEMLEMLNTADICVNPDVANEMNDKSTMNKIMEYMALGKPIVQFDLTEGRFSARESSLYADRNDEKDFAEKIIILLDDPQLRKTMGEYGRRRVMEELSWDYEIPKLMAAYNTLYPETKGELKGSRSL; encoded by the coding sequence ATGAAGGGATCTGCTGGTAGGGATCTCAAGGTCCTTATTATCGTCGAAAATCTCCCCGTTCCCTTCGACCGACGAGTCTGGCAGGAAGCCGGGGCTTTGCGCGATGCCGGCTACAAGGTCTCAGTCATCTGTCCTACCGGCAAAGGATACGAAAAGCGTTTCGAAATCATTGATGACATCCACATCTTCCGCCACCCCCTGCCGCTCGAGGCCAACGGCGCCCTGGGCTACCTGCTCGAATACGCCGCCGCCCTGTTATGGGAATTCGCTCTGTCGTGGAAGGTTCTGCGGCGGAGGGGCTTTGACGTCATTCATGGCTGCAATCCGCCCGACAACATTTTCTGCATCGCCCTTTTTTTCAAACTCTTCGGCAAAAAGTTCATTTTCGATCACCATGACATCAACCCGGAGCTTTACGAGGCAAAGTTCGGAAAGCGGGATTTTTTCTACAGGGTGATGCTGGCCTGGGAGCATTGGACCTTCAAGACCGCCGACGTTTCCATCGCCACGAACGAATCGTACCGGCGGATCGCCATCGAACGCGGCGGCATGCCGCCCGAGCGGGTATTTGTGGTTCGAAGCGGTCCCAAGCTCGAACGATTGAAAATCATGCCGCCGAATGATGCCCTGAAAAAGGGGCGCCGCTATCTGGTCGGTTATGTGGGAGTCATGGGTAAGCAGGAAGGCATCGATTATCTACTTCGCTCCGCCCGGTATCTTGTGCGCACACTGGGACGAACAGACATTCACTTCGGCCTGATTGGGGGCGGCACCGAACTCGAAGCAATGCGTCATTACGCCCATGAGCTGGGCATTGCGGAGCATGTGACATTTACGGGCCGTGTACCGGATGAAGAGATGCTCGAGATGCTGAACACAGCCGATATCTGCGTCAACCCTGATGTAGCCAATGAGATGAACGACAAATCGACCATGAACAAGATCATGGAGTACATGGCCCTGGGCAAACCGATCGTCCAGTTCGACCTGACCGAAGGGAGGTTTTCCGCCAGGGAGTCTTCACTCTACGCCGACAGGAACGACGAAAAGGATTTCGCCGAAAAAATCATCATTTTGCTTGACGACCCGCAACTTCGAAAAACCATGGGAGAATACGGCCGAAGGCGGGTGATGGAAGAACTGTCGTGGGACTACGAGATTCCCAAGCTCATGGCCGCCTACAATACTCTTTATCCCGAGACAAAAGGGGAGTTAAAAGGATCGAGGTCTTTATAG
- a CDS encoding PstS family phosphate ABC transporter substrate-binding protein: MHKHAGKMARLVSTMALTAAVVLSGGNAIAQVDPGLKDYAKTTGVAGNLNSIGSDTLNNLMTFWAEGFRKQYPNVNIQIEGKGSSTAPPALIEGVAQIGPMSRAMKKEEIEKFENKYGYKPTEIGVALDSLAVYVNKDNPLKEISMEEVDAIFSKTRKGGHPTDITTWGQLGLTGQWANQPLSIYGRNSASGTYGFFKEKALFKGDYKDTVKEQPGSASVVLSVTEDKSGIGYSGIGYKTSGVKAVSVSKKKGEQAYEPTAENVVGKKYPLGRMLYLYVAKEPNKPLPKLTEEFLKYVLSKEGQEIVVKDGYFPLPAKVADKQKEAFLK, encoded by the coding sequence ATGCACAAACATGCAGGCAAGATGGCGAGACTGGTTTCAACCATGGCCCTGACGGCCGCTGTGGTTCTGAGCGGAGGCAATGCGATCGCCCAGGTCGATCCCGGTCTGAAGGATTACGCCAAGACCACGGGGGTGGCCGGCAACCTCAACAGCATCGGTTCCGACACCCTGAACAACCTCATGACCTTCTGGGCCGAAGGGTTCCGCAAGCAGTATCCCAACGTCAACATCCAGATCGAAGGGAAAGGTTCCTCCACCGCGCCTCCCGCTCTGATCGAGGGAGTAGCTCAGATCGGGCCGATGTCGCGGGCGATGAAGAAGGAGGAGATCGAGAAGTTCGAGAACAAATACGGCTACAAGCCGACCGAGATCGGCGTCGCCCTCGACTCCCTCGCTGTCTACGTCAACAAAGACAACCCCCTGAAGGAGATCTCCATGGAGGAAGTGGACGCCATTTTCTCCAAGACCCGCAAGGGCGGCCATCCCACCGACATTACGACCTGGGGGCAGCTCGGGCTGACCGGTCAGTGGGCAAATCAGCCGCTCAGCATCTACGGCCGCAACTCGGCCTCCGGCACCTACGGCTTCTTCAAGGAGAAGGCGCTGTTCAAGGGTGACTACAAGGACACCGTCAAGGAGCAGCCCGGCTCCGCCTCGGTGGTACTGTCAGTGACCGAGGATAAATCCGGCATCGGCTACTCGGGGATCGGGTACAAGACCTCCGGCGTCAAGGCGGTCTCCGTGTCCAAGAAGAAGGGTGAGCAGGCCTACGAGCCGACCGCCGAGAACGTTGTCGGTAAGAAGTATCCCCTCGGCCGCATGCTTTACCTTTACGTGGCGAAGGAGCCGAACAAGCCCCTGCCCAAGCTGACCGAGGAATTCCTGAAGTACGTCCTGTCGAAGGAAGGGCAGGAAATCGTGGTGAAGGACGGCTACTTCCCTCTGCCGGCCAAAGTCGCCGACAAGCAGAAAGAGGCCTTCCTGAAGTAA
- the phoU gene encoding phosphate signaling complex protein PhoU: MTQLMQHELDKLKKQLLELSAVIEESVQSSITSLEKIDRVLAEKVIAGDDQIDRMEVELEEECLKVLALHQPVAIDLRFIIAVLKINNDLERIGDLSANIAERTVALAESARIDPPFDFTAMAASTQQMLKGSLDCLVQMDTALAQHVLDLDDEVDAMHSRNFQLIKDQIRQHPDHLESLSHYLTVSRHLERIADLATNIAEDVYYMIEGEIVRHTSEWPR, encoded by the coding sequence ATGACGCAACTGATGCAGCACGAACTGGATAAACTGAAGAAACAGCTTCTGGAGCTCTCGGCGGTGATCGAGGAGTCGGTGCAGTCCTCCATCACCTCTCTGGAGAAGATCGACCGGGTTCTGGCCGAAAAGGTCATCGCGGGCGACGACCAGATCGACCGGATGGAGGTCGAGCTTGAGGAGGAATGCCTCAAGGTCCTGGCCCTCCATCAGCCCGTGGCCATCGATCTGCGGTTCATCATCGCCGTGCTCAAGATCAACAACGACCTGGAGCGGATCGGCGATCTGTCCGCCAACATCGCCGAACGGACCGTCGCCCTGGCGGAATCAGCCCGGATAGATCCGCCCTTCGATTTCACGGCGATGGCGGCCAGCACCCAGCAGATGCTCAAGGGGAGTCTCGATTGCCTGGTGCAGATGGATACCGCCCTGGCGCAGCATGTCCTCGATCTCGACGATGAGGTCGACGCGATGCACAGCCGCAACTTCCAATTGATCAAGGACCAGATCCGGCAGCATCCGGATCATCTCGAAAGCCTCTCGCACTATCTCACCGTCTCCCGGCACCTGGAGCGGATCGCCGATCTTGCCACCAACATCGCCGAGGACGTCTACTACATGATCGAAGGAGAGATCGTGCGGCATACCAGCGAATGGCCTCGCTGA